In the Verrucomicrobiota bacterium genome, GCAGACCGGCAATAATTGGACCCTTGCGGTCGGGGCGAACTCCTTTCTCTACGAACAGGAAAAATTATGGGGCCGTTTTGCCGCACTTGCGGTCTTGAGCGGCGTCCCAATTACAGTAGTATTCATGTTGTGCCAGCGATTCGTCATCGGAGGTCTTACCTCCGGCGGAATCAAAGAATAACCCCCGAACGATAAAGCCATGAGCGACGGTTCAGTAGAAATCAAGGATTTGGTAAAAACCTATGTCGACGACCGAGGTCGGCCGACTTTTACCGCGGTTAAAAAGATCAACCTCCACATCGACAACGGTGAGTTCATGGTGTTGGTGGGCCCATCCGGATGCGGCAAAACCACCACCTTGCGAATGGTGGCCGGGCTGGAGAAGATCACCAGCGGCACCATTTCGATCGGGGGTCGCGTGGTCAACGACCTCGAGCCGAAGGATCGCGGGATCGCGATGGTGTTCCAAAACTATGCGCTCTACCCGCACATGACGATCTTCAACAACATGGCGTTCGGGTTGCAGCTTGCGAAAAAGAAAAAGGATTTTATCACGGAAACCGTCAGCCGGACATCGAAAGCCTTGGGGCTGGACAAGATGCTGGAACGCAAACCGCAGGCGCTTTCCGGCGGCCAACGCCAGCGCGTGGCGCTCGGACGCGCCATTGTACGCAACCCGATTGTCTTCCTTTTCGACGAGCCTCTTTCCAATCTGGACGCCAAGATGCGCGTGCAGATGCGCTCCGAGATCTCGCGGCTGCACGGCCAGCTCGGTTCGACGATGATTTACGTCACGCACGACCAGGTCGAAGCCATGACCATGGGCGACCGGATCTGCGTCATGCGCGACGGTAACATCATGCAGGTCGCCGACCCGATCACCCTTTACCGCAAACCCGACAACGTCTTTGTCGCCGGCTTTATCGGGTCGCCGCCGATGAACCTGCTGCGCGGGAAGATCGAGCAGCGCGCTGACGGGCTTATCTTCGTGGAAACGGGCGAGAAAGCCGGGCTGACGATCCCGCTCAAACCGCCCGTGGCAGACCTGGCCTCGCGGTACGTCGGCAAAACCGTCATTTTCGGCGTACGTCCGGAACACATCACCGAAGAATGCACCGCCACGTGCGTCCCGGTCCAGTCCTCGGTCGACATCGCTGAACCGATGGGTTCGGAATCGCTGGTTTACCTGAAATCCGGTACGGGAAGCCTGATCGCCCGGA is a window encoding:
- the ugpC gene encoding sn-glycerol-3-phosphate ABC transporter ATP-binding protein UgpC — encoded protein: MSDGSVEIKDLVKTYVDDRGRPTFTAVKKINLHIDNGEFMVLVGPSGCGKTTTLRMVAGLEKITSGTISIGGRVVNDLEPKDRGIAMVFQNYALYPHMTIFNNMAFGLQLAKKKKDFITETVSRTSKALGLDKMLERKPQALSGGQRQRVALGRAIVRNPIVFLFDEPLSNLDAKMRVQMRSEISRLHGQLGSTMIYVTHDQVEAMTMGDRICVMRDGNIMQVADPITLYRKPDNVFVAGFIGSPPMNLLRGKIEQRADGLIFVETGEKAGLTIPLKPPVADLASRYVGKTVIFGVRPEHITEECTATCVPVQSSVDIAEPMGSESLVYLKSGTGSLIARIHGEHIYHMGQPITANINMDKVSLFDAETEQVIR